The Methanomassiliicoccales archaeon genome has a segment encoding these proteins:
- a CDS encoding (Fe-S)-binding protein — MSGPRKGARLTGKGPNVLLPHLVRSLEEKGFDAVLIPLCTPGQDSFAYVLVKDPGLLSIADPVPPVQTTTGGKALSNLTKHGGGRLRIAAVMRPCEARGTVELAKLGQVDLTNVTMITLDCPGTIPLQTYFRGGERPVRSGFLSNGIRPICQMCDRSFAPVGDLHLGWCVEDEAPVLMFTSQKGEQALEALRLTPDADISNWAVASKELSEAKGKERARGLGEMTQRTAGLNNLMEVLGPCIDCHNCMRVCPVCYCRVCTFDLKRQGHTPEDVLELVKVRGRLRLPLDTLMFHLGRMNHMSLNCVSCGACEDACPAGIPIAQIFAAVADRTQKAFGYQAGLDLGQRPPLITFLEEELEGDHVQGH, encoded by the coding sequence GTGAGTGGTCCAAGGAAGGGAGCGAGGCTGACGGGAAAAGGCCCCAACGTATTGCTACCGCACCTTGTGCGGTCCTTAGAGGAGAAGGGCTTCGATGCCGTGCTCATCCCCCTCTGCACTCCTGGCCAAGATTCGTTCGCCTATGTGCTGGTCAAGGACCCCGGCCTGTTGAGCATCGCCGATCCGGTCCCTCCGGTACAGACCACCACCGGCGGCAAGGCCCTTTCTAACCTTACCAAGCATGGCGGGGGGCGGCTCAGGATTGCTGCGGTCATGAGGCCCTGTGAGGCCAGGGGGACCGTCGAACTGGCCAAGCTGGGCCAGGTGGACCTGACGAATGTCACCATGATCACCCTGGACTGTCCAGGGACCATACCGCTTCAAACATACTTCCGCGGCGGGGAAAGACCGGTCCGCTCGGGATTCCTTTCGAACGGCATCAGACCCATCTGCCAAATGTGCGACCGCTCCTTCGCTCCGGTGGGGGACCTGCATCTGGGATGGTGCGTCGAGGACGAAGCCCCGGTCCTCATGTTCACCAGTCAAAAAGGGGAGCAGGCCCTAGAGGCCCTGAGGCTGACACCTGATGCTGATATCTCCAATTGGGCGGTCGCCTCGAAGGAACTGTCCGAGGCCAAGGGAAAGGAACGAGCCCGTGGCCTGGGCGAGATGACGCAGAGGACCGCTGGCCTGAACAACCTCATGGAGGTACTGGGGCCCTGCATCGACTGTCATAACTGCATGAGGGTCTGTCCGGTCTGCTATTGCCGCGTCTGCACCTTCGACCTGAAGAGACAAGGTCACACCCCGGAAGATGTACTGGAGCTGGTCAAGGTCCGCGGACGCCTCCGGTTGCCCTTGGACACGCTGATGTTCCACCTAGGAAGGATGAACCACATGAGCCTGAACTGCGTCTCCTGCGGCGCCTGCGAGGACGCCTGCCCCGCCGGCATCCCCATCGCCCAGATATTCGCCGCGGTGGCGGACCGGACCCAGAAAGCCTTCGGCTACCAGGCCGGGCTGGACCTGGGGCAAAGGCCGCCGCTCATAACCTTCCTGGAAGAGGAGCTGGAGGGTGACCATGTCCAAGGCCATTGA
- a CDS encoding 4Fe-4S dicluster domain-containing protein, giving the protein MSKAIDLGPRPQEGLRDALDRLMDAGEFAGVVSLGSTSGGAVDYLLVMKGQNMSDLRPLHPVIPNQVGRLLREMTLRGPLKERLLVIARPCELRGFVEMVKRQQGDLTNMVFVSMVCSGAFPLSMSVSGSTEKRSEEYWSSLGKGALPDLRPACLVCTELVPYTADLVMAPVEEGRWSLAAWSDEGSKLMEAAFPSVKDAELDRKTLERMVTERKANRPEVLGKEADVHGLADLVKIFGRCIGCHACSKACPICYCTLCTFESARMEERMEQIEGELDIKGGVRAPTGTVLFHIGRMGHMAVSCIACGSCQDVCPTNIPVSLLFKKVGEAVQARFNYVPGRDVKEKQPINTFQPIEFKEMGK; this is encoded by the coding sequence ATGTCCAAGGCCATTGATCTCGGGCCACGGCCGCAGGAAGGCCTCAGGGACGCTTTGGACCGTCTAATGGACGCCGGCGAGTTCGCCGGCGTAGTATCCCTCGGCTCCACCTCCGGAGGGGCGGTGGACTACCTGCTGGTGATGAAAGGCCAAAACATGTCAGACCTGCGTCCCCTGCATCCTGTGATCCCCAACCAGGTGGGGAGGCTGCTCCGGGAAATGACCCTAAGGGGGCCGCTCAAAGAAAGGCTGCTGGTGATCGCCCGGCCCTGCGAGCTGCGGGGGTTCGTGGAAATGGTCAAGAGGCAGCAGGGCGACCTAACCAACATGGTGTTCGTGAGCATGGTGTGCAGCGGGGCGTTCCCGTTGTCCATGTCCGTCTCCGGCAGTACCGAAAAACGTTCGGAGGAGTACTGGTCATCCCTGGGGAAGGGAGCGCTTCCGGACCTGCGTCCGGCCTGCCTTGTCTGCACCGAACTCGTGCCCTACACCGCCGATCTGGTCATGGCCCCGGTGGAAGAAGGGAGATGGTCCTTGGCGGCCTGGAGCGATGAAGGTTCCAAATTGATGGAGGCGGCGTTCCCCTCGGTCAAAGATGCGGAACTGGACAGAAAGACCTTAGAACGCATGGTCACGGAGCGGAAGGCCAACCGCCCGGAGGTCCTCGGAAAGGAGGCGGACGTGCATGGTCTCGCCGACCTGGTCAAGATATTCGGGCGCTGCATCGGCTGCCACGCCTGCAGCAAGGCCTGCCCCATATGCTATTGCACCCTGTGCACCTTCGAATCTGCCCGCATGGAGGAAAGGATGGAGCAGATAGAAGGGGAGCTGGACATCAAGGGAGGGGTCAGGGCCCCCACCGGCACGGTGCTGTTCCACATCGGGCGCATGGGGCACATGGCCGTATCATGCATAGCCTGCGGCAGCTGTCAGGACGTATGCCCTACGAACATCCCGGTGTCGTTGCTTTTCAAGAAGGTGGGGGAGGCTGTACAGGCCCGCTTTAATTACGTTCCGGGTCGTGATGTCAAGGAAAAGCAGCCGATCAACACTTTCCAGCCGATAGAGTTCAAGGAGATGGGCAAATGA
- a CDS encoding hydrogenase iron-sulfur subunit: MSEDYDPKILGFLCNWCSYAGADLAGVSRMQMPTNFRIIRTMCSARVEPLFLFKALLGGMDGVLVAGCHPMDCHYQRGNYFTRRRLVMVQAILDELNLEVERVRLSWVSAAEGGKYQQVITEFNEKLKEMGESPARHEVFL; encoded by the coding sequence ATGAGCGAAGATTACGACCCGAAGATTCTGGGATTCCTGTGCAACTGGTGCTCCTACGCCGGGGCGGACCTGGCGGGCGTATCGCGCATGCAAATGCCCACTAACTTCCGCATCATCCGCACCATGTGTTCCGCCCGCGTAGAGCCGCTGTTCCTTTTCAAGGCGCTGCTGGGCGGCATGGACGGAGTACTGGTGGCCGGCTGTCATCCCATGGACTGTCATTACCAGCGGGGTAACTATTTCACCAGAAGGCGACTGGTCATGGTACAGGCGATTCTGGATGAGCTGAACCTGGAGGTGGAAAGGGTGAGGTTGTCGTGGGTTTCGGCGGCGGAAGGCGGGAAGTACCAACAGGTCATCACCGAGTTCAACGAGAAGCTGAAGGAGATGGGCGAGAGCCCAGCCCGGCATGAAGTGTTCCTGTGA